One window of the Brevibacterium limosum genome contains the following:
- the hisB gene encoding imidazoleglycerol-phosphate dehydratase HisB, producing MRQAQNSRTTSESTVSVSVNLDGTGSSNISTSVPFFDHMLTALSKHSMIDLDITATGDTHIDVHHTVEDTSIVLGQTLREALGDKVGIRRYGFAAVPLDEALAQCVVDVSGRPYFVHEGEPEGQQYHLIGGHFTGSMTSHSLESIAFNGGLTVHLDLVRGRDPHHIVEAEFKAFARALREAVETDPRSNSVPSTKGVL from the coding sequence ATGAGGCAGGCCCAGAACTCACGCACCACGTCCGAGTCCACGGTGTCCGTGTCCGTCAACCTCGACGGCACCGGCTCCTCGAACATCTCGACTTCCGTGCCGTTCTTCGACCATATGCTCACCGCCCTGTCGAAGCACTCGATGATCGACCTCGACATCACCGCCACCGGCGACACGCACATCGACGTCCACCACACCGTCGAAGACACCTCGATCGTGCTCGGCCAGACCCTGCGCGAAGCACTCGGCGACAAGGTCGGCATCCGCCGCTACGGCTTCGCTGCCGTGCCGCTGGACGAGGCCTTGGCCCAGTGCGTCGTCGACGTCTCGGGTCGCCCCTACTTCGTCCACGAAGGCGAGCCCGAAGGCCAGCAGTACCACCTCATCGGCGGCCACTTCACCGGTTCGATGACCTCCCACTCGCTGGAATCGATCGCCTTCAACGGCGGACTGACCGTCCACCTCGACCTGGTGCGCGGTCGCGACCCGCACCACATCGTCGAAGCCGAGTTCAAGGCCTTCGCCCGCGCGCTGCGCGAGGCCGTCGAAACCGATCCGCGCAGCAACTCCGTTCCCAGCACCAAGGGAGTCCTGTGA
- the lexA gene encoding transcriptional repressor LexA yields MVQNKRGRGRPRNEDVASEIAAARSDDDDVVQIPEGSTGEGDFRLTPRQRLVLETIERAVVTNGYPPSMREIGRAAGLASLSSVAHQLSQLERLGYVRRDPKRPRAIEVVNPFEEEEAERAKYEELSNNTVQVPVVGRIAAGGPILAEQEVDDVFSLPTQVVGSGDMFLLKVVGDSMIEAAICHDDWVVVRKQHTADNGQIVAALLDGEATVKTLKRKAGQQWLMPQNENYEPIDGTYAQIMGLVVAVVRRL; encoded by the coding sequence ATGGTTCAGAACAAACGAGGCAGAGGCAGGCCTCGCAACGAAGATGTTGCCAGCGAGATCGCTGCCGCTCGCAGCGATGACGACGACGTGGTCCAGATCCCCGAGGGATCGACCGGTGAGGGCGATTTCCGCCTGACTCCTCGTCAGCGTCTCGTGCTCGAAACCATCGAACGCGCGGTCGTCACCAACGGCTACCCGCCGAGCATGCGCGAGATCGGCAGGGCCGCAGGACTGGCTTCCCTCTCGAGCGTCGCCCACCAGCTCTCCCAGCTCGAGCGCCTCGGCTATGTCCGTCGCGACCCGAAGCGCCCGCGTGCCATCGAAGTGGTCAATCCGTTCGAAGAGGAAGAGGCCGAGCGCGCGAAGTACGAGGAGCTGTCCAACAACACGGTCCAGGTTCCGGTCGTCGGCCGCATCGCCGCCGGTGGCCCGATCCTGGCCGAACAGGAAGTCGACGATGTCTTCTCGCTGCCGACCCAGGTGGTCGGCTCCGGTGACATGTTCCTGCTCAAGGTCGTCGGCGATTCGATGATCGAAGCCGCCATCTGCCACGACGACTGGGTGGTCGTGCGCAAGCAGCACACCGCTGACAACGGTCAGATCGTCGCAGCACTGCTCGACGGCGAGGCCACGGTGAAGACCCTCAAGCGCAAGGCCGGTCAGCAGTGGCTGATGCCGCAGAACGAGAACTACGAGCCCATCGACGGCACCTACGCGCAGATCATGGGCCTCGTCGTCGCTGTCGTCCGCCGCCTCTGA
- a CDS encoding histidinol-phosphate transaminase, protein MGNIESLPVRSDLVGLKPYGAPHLNVPVQLNVNENAYPLPDVVVDSMRAAVDDHFSGLNRYPDREFTALREDLVTYLDGVNERAGDTVELDPSMIWAANGSNEVLSHIVQAFGGPGRTVLGFTPSYSMHPLITTGTGAEWQHVERKDDFTLDADAVASEVARANPDIVFLCTPNNPTGTSIGLDVIEAAYDNCSGIVIVDEAYAEFSRPAKSSAMTLLDGRPRLVVSRTMSKAFACAGLRLGYAIAAPELIDVLRLVRLPYHLSEVTQVLACTALEHAELLLGNVDRLIDSRNRMASHLAEAGFTVHDSDSNFVLFGNISSPADLWQKLCDRGVLIRDIGITGHARVNAGTEEETAAFLTAIDDILAESPDTLEERPQAPTPSSAAPTKGTP, encoded by the coding sequence GTGGGAAACATCGAATCTCTGCCAGTGCGGTCCGACCTCGTCGGCCTCAAGCCCTACGGGGCTCCGCACCTCAATGTGCCGGTCCAGCTCAACGTCAACGAGAACGCCTATCCGCTTCCGGACGTCGTCGTCGACAGCATGCGCGCCGCCGTCGATGATCACTTCTCGGGACTCAACCGATATCCCGACCGCGAATTCACCGCTCTGCGCGAAGACCTCGTGACCTACCTGGACGGTGTGAACGAACGCGCCGGAGACACCGTCGAACTCGATCCCTCCATGATCTGGGCAGCCAATGGTTCGAACGAAGTGCTCAGCCATATCGTGCAGGCCTTCGGCGGGCCCGGGCGGACCGTCCTCGGGTTCACCCCCTCCTATTCGATGCACCCGCTCATCACCACGGGCACCGGCGCCGAATGGCAGCACGTCGAACGCAAGGACGACTTCACTCTCGATGCCGACGCGGTCGCCTCCGAGGTGGCCCGTGCGAATCCGGACATCGTCTTCCTCTGCACTCCGAACAACCCGACCGGCACCTCGATCGGACTCGACGTCATCGAGGCCGCCTACGACAACTGTTCGGGAATCGTCATCGTCGACGAGGCGTACGCGGAGTTCTCCCGCCCCGCCAAGTCCTCGGCCATGACCCTGCTCGATGGACGGCCCCGCCTCGTCGTCTCCCGCACCATGAGCAAGGCCTTCGCCTGCGCCGGACTGCGGCTGGGCTACGCCATCGCCGCCCCTGAGCTCATCGACGTCCTTCGCCTCGTTCGCCTGCCCTACCACCTGTCCGAGGTCACCCAGGTCCTCGCCTGCACCGCACTCGAACACGCTGAGCTGCTGCTGGGCAACGTCGATCGGCTCATCGACTCACGCAACCGGATGGCAAGCCACCTCGCAGAGGCCGGGTTCACCGTCCACGACAGCGATTCGAACTTCGTCCTCTTCGGCAACATCTCCTCACCGGCCGATCTGTGGCAGAAGCTGTGTGACCGCGGAGTCCTCATCCGCGATATCGGCATCACCGGCCACGCCCGCGTCAACGCCGGCACCGAGGAGGAGACCGCAGCGTTCCTGACCGCCATCGACGACATCCTCGCCGAATCCCCGGACACCCTCGAGGAACGTCCGCAGGCTCCAACCCCGTCATCCGCCGCCCCGACGAAAGGCACTCCATGA
- the hisH gene encoding imidazole glycerol phosphate synthase subunit HisH — protein MTTVAVLDYGAGNVRSAVRAVAAAGAEVTLTADHDVINDSDGLLVPGVGAFSAVMAGLENVGGVELIRARHEQGRPLLGICVGLQVFFARGEEHRVKTEGIGLWPGAVTALEAPVIPHMGWSKVTAPADSAMFAGIGDERFYFVHSYAAAEPPPGTIVTTSRHGSDFVAAVEDGTTWAAQFHPEKSAEAGARLLRNWLASFAADSSPGSDSGRTGTNPTDALSS, from the coding sequence ATGACGACGGTTGCCGTCCTCGACTACGGAGCCGGCAATGTCCGCTCCGCCGTGCGTGCTGTCGCCGCAGCCGGCGCCGAGGTCACGCTCACGGCCGACCACGATGTCATCAACGACTCCGACGGACTGCTGGTTCCCGGCGTCGGCGCCTTCTCCGCCGTGATGGCGGGACTGGAGAACGTCGGGGGAGTCGAACTCATCCGTGCCCGCCACGAACAGGGCCGACCGCTGCTCGGCATCTGCGTCGGTCTGCAGGTGTTCTTCGCCCGCGGTGAGGAACACCGAGTCAAGACCGAAGGCATCGGCCTGTGGCCCGGAGCCGTCACCGCGCTCGAGGCCCCGGTCATCCCGCATATGGGGTGGTCGAAGGTCACCGCGCCCGCAGACTCGGCAATGTTCGCCGGCATCGGAGACGAACGCTTCTATTTCGTCCATTCCTATGCCGCCGCCGAACCACCGCCGGGCACGATCGTGACGACCTCCCGCCACGGCAGCGATTTCGTCGCCGCCGTCGAAGACGGCACGACCTGGGCCGCGCAGTTCCATCCCGAGAAATCCGCCGAGGCGGGGGCCCGGCTGCTGCGCAACTGGCTCGCCTCGTTCGCGGCCGACAGCAGCCCAGGCAGCGACTCCGGCCGTACCGGCACCAACCCCACAGACGCACTCAGCTCCTGA
- a CDS encoding LysM peptidoglycan-binding domain-containing protein: MSAQNTELRLTTRGRQAVRLLRTLLVALVVIGGALLLATQSFSAAAVAESETESVGIDADAVVVGEGESLWTVASNLGLDRDTRDVVADIAEINHLDTPTVHPGQTLDVPVR; encoded by the coding sequence ATGTCTGCACAGAACACCGAGCTGCGCCTGACCACTCGTGGACGCCAGGCTGTGCGCCTTCTCCGGACCCTGCTCGTCGCTCTCGTCGTCATCGGCGGAGCGCTCCTCCTCGCCACCCAGTCGTTCTCGGCCGCTGCTGTCGCCGAATCGGAGACGGAGAGTGTCGGCATCGATGCCGACGCCGTCGTCGTCGGTGAAGGCGAATCGCTGTGGACCGTGGCTTCGAATCTCGGCCTCGACCGCGACACCCGCGATGTCGTGGCCGATATCGCCGAGATCAATCACCTGGACACCCCGACCGTCCACCCCGGCCAGACCCTCGACGTCCCCGTCCGCTGA
- a CDS encoding ATP-dependent DNA helicase, with translation MKAVDNLLESAVGAIGGSPRGGQQEMAQAVASAVDKGIHLLVQAGTGTGKSLAYLVPATEYVTRTGGKVVVSTATLALQTQIIHRDLPRLFKAVKKDLDPLPRAALLKGRRNYVCKHKLAGGYPDEGEGMLFDLGADAEAGRKPTERSGLGEEIQRIRTWKKTTDTGDRDDLMPGVSDRAWSQVSVNAFDCLGSNCPLFTECFAELARNKAAEADIVVTNHALLAIDAFGESNVLPEHDVIIIDEAHELKDRVTSALSGQINTSMLSAATSSVRKHTTVQDGVVSLLDSAAAALERAQKSVPEGLILHMSEALGLAMAQIRDSARQIINDIGGKTEDADAGRQMAKARCQEIFELAERFCDPGKNDVIWLSRSTFREKETTNLVVAPLSVAGTMRNGIFEESTVVATSATLSLGGNFDAVAASLGLFGPDAPKWDSLDVGSPFDYGKQGILYVASHLPKPGRSGLSEEALTELEELVEASNGGALGLFSSRAAANAAAELLRKKLDLPILLQGDDGLPALVSEFTADDQTCLFGTMSLWQGVDVPGRTNRLVIIDRLPFPRPDDPLMQARARDADQRGVNGFMAVSATHAALRLAQGAGRLIRSTKDRGVVAVLDSRLRSARYAGFLVNSMPRMWPTTNSGLVRKSLARLAETDEG, from the coding sequence GTGAAGGCTGTCGACAACCTCCTCGAATCCGCTGTCGGCGCCATCGGCGGGTCGCCACGAGGAGGTCAGCAGGAGATGGCCCAGGCGGTCGCCTCGGCGGTGGACAAGGGAATCCACCTGCTCGTCCAGGCGGGAACCGGCACCGGCAAATCCCTGGCCTACCTCGTGCCGGCGACCGAATACGTCACTCGCACCGGTGGAAAGGTCGTCGTGTCCACGGCGACCCTGGCCCTGCAGACGCAGATCATCCACCGCGATCTGCCGCGACTGTTCAAGGCCGTGAAGAAGGATCTCGATCCGCTGCCCAGGGCAGCTCTGCTCAAGGGGCGGCGGAACTATGTGTGCAAGCACAAGCTCGCCGGCGGGTATCCCGACGAAGGAGAGGGAATGCTCTTCGACCTCGGCGCCGACGCCGAGGCGGGACGCAAACCCACCGAACGCTCCGGGCTGGGGGAGGAGATCCAACGGATCCGCACCTGGAAGAAGACCACCGACACAGGCGACCGGGACGACCTCATGCCCGGTGTCAGCGATCGTGCCTGGTCACAGGTGTCGGTCAACGCCTTCGACTGCCTCGGTTCGAACTGTCCGCTGTTCACCGAATGCTTCGCCGAGCTGGCCCGGAACAAGGCCGCCGAGGCCGATATCGTCGTGACGAACCATGCCCTGCTGGCCATCGACGCCTTCGGAGAATCGAACGTTCTGCCCGAACACGATGTCATCATCATCGACGAGGCCCACGAGCTCAAGGACCGGGTGACCAGCGCACTGTCCGGTCAGATCAACACGAGCATGCTCTCGGCGGCGACGAGTTCGGTCCGGAAACACACCACCGTCCAAGACGGGGTCGTCTCCCTGCTCGATTCCGCCGCGGCAGCACTCGAACGCGCACAGAAATCGGTGCCCGAGGGGCTCATCTTGCATATGAGCGAGGCACTCGGACTGGCCATGGCGCAGATCCGTGATTCGGCACGCCAGATCATCAACGACATCGGCGGCAAGACCGAGGACGCCGATGCCGGTCGGCAGATGGCCAAGGCCCGCTGTCAGGAGATCTTCGAACTCGCCGAGCGCTTCTGCGACCCGGGCAAGAACGATGTCATCTGGCTCTCGCGCTCGACCTTCAGGGAGAAGGAGACGACGAACCTCGTCGTCGCTCCCCTGAGTGTTGCCGGCACCATGCGCAACGGCATCTTCGAAGAGTCCACGGTCGTGGCCACCTCGGCGACCCTGTCCCTGGGCGGGAACTTCGACGCGGTCGCCGCCTCGTTGGGGCTCTTCGGACCCGATGCCCCGAAGTGGGACAGCCTCGATGTGGGATCGCCCTTCGACTATGGGAAGCAGGGCATCCTCTACGTCGCCTCCCACCTGCCCAAGCCCGGACGCAGCGGGCTGAGCGAGGAGGCGCTGACGGAGCTCGAGGAACTCGTCGAGGCGTCGAACGGCGGAGCGCTGGGCCTGTTCTCCTCCCGTGCTGCGGCGAACGCAGCGGCAGAACTCCTGCGGAAGAAGCTCGATCTCCCGATCCTGCTCCAAGGCGACGACGGCCTGCCGGCGCTGGTCTCCGAGTTCACGGCCGATGATCAGACCTGCCTGTTCGGGACCATGTCGCTGTGGCAGGGAGTCGATGTGCCGGGACGCACGAACCGACTGGTCATCATCGACCGTCTCCCGTTCCCACGCCCCGACGACCCGCTCATGCAGGCTCGAGCACGCGATGCCGACCAGCGCGGAGTCAACGGATTCATGGCCGTCTCGGCCACCCATGCGGCCCTGCGCCTGGCTCAGGGAGCCGGACGCCTCATCCGGTCGACCAAGGACAGGGGAGTGGTCGCCGTGCTCGACTCGCGGCTGCGCTCGGCCCGGTACGCCGGTTTCCTCGTCAACTCGATGCCGAGGATGTGGCCGACGACGAACTCCGGTCTCGTGCGCAAGAGCCTGGCACGGCTGGCCGAGACCGACGAAGGATGA